The DNA region CATGGCTCGGTGGCTGGGAGGTCCGCAAGATCGCCATCCAGGGCATCGAGATCACCGACAAGGGCGTGACGAAGGTCGACTGCCCCGACAAGTACATGACCGTACGGACCAACCCGGTCACCGGCGAGACCGAGTACCTCGGCGTGGTCGGCGAGGACTACAGCGTGGTCCAGAACGAGCAGGTAGCCGAGACACTCAACCTCCTGGTCGACGCCTCCGGTGCGCACTTCGAGACCGCCGGCTCCATGCGCAAGGGCCGGTCGGTGTTCGTGACCATGAAGCTGCCGAGCGCGATGCGGATCGCCGGAGTGGACGACATGGACCTCTACCTCGCCGCCACCACCAGCCATGACGGCACCGCCTCGCTGCGCCTCGACGCGACCCCGGTACGGATCGTGTGCGCCAACACGCAGGCTCTCGCCTACCAGCGGTCGCGCAGCTCCTACACGTTCCGGCACACCTCGAACGTCACCAGCAAGATCGCCGAGGCGCGCCAGGCACTCGGTCTGATGTGGAAGGCGTTCGACGCCTTCGAGAGCGAAGCCGAGAAGATGATCAACGAGTCGCTGACCATGGGCGAGTTCGAGAAGATCGTCGCGCAGGTGTGGCCCCTCGCCGACGATGCCTCCGACACGGCG from Solwaraspora sp. WMMD791 includes:
- a CDS encoding DUF932 domain-containing protein, producing MAHELETFANGETAFASARLSAWHQLGTVTDSCMTAQEVMSKAWLGGWEVRKIAIQGIEITDKGVTKVDCPDKYMTVRTNPVTGETEYLGVVGEDYSVVQNEQVAETLNLLVDASGAHFETAGSMRKGRSVFVTMKLPSAMRIAGVDDMDLYLAATTSHDGTASLRLDATPVRIVCANTQALAYQRSRSSYTFRHTSNVTSKIAEARQALGLMWKAFDAFESEAEKMINESLTMGEFEKIVAQVWPLADDASDTARNNAKQRTNTLRYLIRDADTQKAIKGTRWAGYQAITEYVDHFAPAKTDLVRATRALTGAGADLKARAFELLAV